Within Epilithonimonas zeae, the genomic segment TTTCCAAAACATTTTTTCCGGAACGTGATTATCGTCTAGCTCAACGTCTATAACTATTTTTGATTTTTTCATTGATTTTATTCTTATAAAAATTTTAATATTTAGAAATTAAGAGATTCTAAAAATGAAACTCATAATTAATAATTCATAACTAATAATTACTTTGGTCTATAATCAGAGCCATTGAAGATTTCTGTTGCATTCTTTTTCAAAAATACTTGTAGTTTTTCTTCAGGATGCGCTTTCAGATAATGTTTACAGATTTGCCAGCCTGTCCAGATCGCAATTTGTGGCGAGCTTTCTCTATCTACTTCTGTATAAAATTTTGAAAATGGTCCAGGTGTGATGAATCTTTCGGAAAGATTTGGGTCTGCACTGAACAACAAATCGCTTTCTACAAAATAATTCCAGATATTAGCTTCATTAGCAACCGCCCAATCGTATTGTTCTTTGGTATAATTGATTTTCAAATAATCCGGAACATTAGGTAAAAATGCGTCTTGGAGAATCTGAATCTTTCCCTGATAAACCATTTGATCCAAAAATTTCTGTTGATCCAAAGGCACAGGAACCAATCTTGCTGCAAAAAATGCCGAAATTTTAGGAACCAAATTTTCCGGATTCATCGATTTTTGAAAATATAATTCCAAACCTTTGTAGTTCTTGTTTCCATTTCCTAGAAAACCTGTGATATCAACAAAAAGCATATTCTGATCTTCTCTCAGGAATATCGGATCCGTTACATTTTGAGGATCAATAACCGATGAATAAAGGTAAATATGAGGTGGAATAAAATTCGGAAAATAGTTTTTGATACGTGAAAAAAGATCAATTAAATCTTTATTTAATTTAGTTTTATCAATCTTGGAAATCGCTTCTTTATAAATGCGAACTTCCATTGTATCTTTTCTTCTTTCACCATATTCAGAATCCGGAACTGAGCCTTGAAACCAGGGATATTTTGCTTTGAAGTCGTCCAAACTCACCGATGAATTGTAAAACTCACCGGATAGATCTGTGACCTCGACTTTTTTGACCGGATTTTTGATTTCGACATTCCATTGGTTTTTATTTTCTTTTTTACAGGAAATCAATCCAAAAACTAAAACTGCAGAAATCGTGATATATCGGAAAAACTTCATTATTTTTACATTAAGATTTTCGAAAAGCAAAAATACAATTTTAATAGATGAAGCTCCCAATATTTACAGAAAGATTAACGCTAAGAAAGATAACAATAGATGACGTCGATAATATTTTTCAACTGGACAGCAATCATGAAGTGATGAAATATGTTGGAGTTTCACCAATTACGAAGAAGGAAGAATCCGCAAAAATGATTAATAACATTCTGAATCAATACGAAAAAAACGGAACAGGGAGATTAGCAGTTATTGAAAAAGAAAGCAATCAGTTTATCGGCTGGAGCGGAATTAAACTTTTGACAGAAGAAGTGAACGGTTTTAAAAATGTATATGAATTAGGCTATCGTTTTCTTCCCGAATTCTGGAGTAAAGGTTACGCAACCGAATCAGCAAAAGCTTCAATAGATCTTGGCTTCAATCAACTGAATGCTGATAAAATTTATGCTTACGCTGATGTTGGAAATGAATCTTCCAATCGTATTCTCACAAAATTAGGTTTTGAAAACAAAGGAACTTTTCTTGATAAAGGTGATATTTGTAATTGGTATGAATTAGAAAAAAATAATAGAAAATAAAGACAATGCAGACACAAAAAGTAATAGATCATATCGTCAATTGGTTAAAGGATTATGCAACCAAAGCTAACTCAAAAGGTCTTGTAGTAGGCGTTTCCGGAGGAATTGATTCCGCTGTAGTTTCAGTTTTAGCAGCTAAAACGGGACTGCAAACTTTGGTTTTGGAAATGCCAATTCGTCAAAAGGCTGATCAGGTAGACAGAGCTCAGGATCACATAGATTTTCTGAAAGCTAATTATCCTAATGTAGAAGGTTTCCGGGTTGATTTGACGCCTACTTTTGAAAGTTTTGAAAAAACAACAGAAGGTTACAAAGACGATTCGCCGAATAAAAATCTGGCAGAAGCCAACACAAGATCTAGACTGAGAATGGTAACACTTTATTATTATGGTCAAATCAACGGATTATTGGTAACCGGAACGGGAAATAAAGTGGAAGATTTCGGAGTCGGATTTTTTACAAAATATGGCGACGGTGGCGTTGACATCTCTCCTATTGCTGATCTTTATAAAACTCAGGTTTACGAAATTGCAAAAGAATTAGGAATTCTTGAAAGCATTCAGGTAGCAAAACCTACAGATGGACTTTGGGAAGTTGAAAGAACAGATGAAGATCAAATTGGCGCCACTTATCCGGAATTGGAATGGGCAATGGAACAGCAGATCGCAGGAAAAAATGCAGAAGATTTTAGCGGAAGAGAGAAAGAAGTGATGGAAATCTATCTGAGATTCAACAGAGCGACTCAACATAAGATGAATCCAATTCCTGTTTGTGAGATTCCGCAAGAATTAAAATAGAATTTAATTTTTTGACAACTACAAAAACAATAGTTTATGCAAGAAGAAATCAGCAAACATTCCAGAAAAATTTATAAAACTGTAAAAAATCCAAAACATACAGTCAACGAAAAAATTAAAGAAATCATTGTCGAAATCTTTATTATTGTTTTTGCAGTATCACTTTCTATTTGGCTTCACGGCTGGAGCGAGCACAGACACGAGCAAAAAGAATCTAACAAATTTCTAAAAGAACTGAAAACTGATCTGGAAGCGGATGCAAAACTGATTGAAGAAAATAAAAAAACATTGTCAAGTCTTGATAGTGATTATAAATTTATTCTCTCTTTAAAAAACCAAAAAATACCTATAACAGATAGTTTGGTAGGTTCTCATTCAAATTTTTATCTTTTGGGCTCTGCTTTCAATGTTGGAAGGTATGAAGGTTTCAAATCGAGTGGTAAAATTGGAACAATAGAAAACGATTCTTTAAAGAACCAAATTTTAGCATATTATCAACAAACTTTACCTAATCTGACATTCAGAGTTAATTTTATAAATTCTGAACAACTGAAAATAAAAGATGCTGATCCTGGTAGTCTTAATTTATCCGATTTTTATAAAAGTCAAAGGATGCAGTCTAATTATTCTAATTTGAGTTATAATAGCAAAGGCTTGATCGATGAATATCAAAATGCATTAAATCAGATTAATCAAATCCTAAAGGAAATTGATTCTGAAAAATAAATTAAAAGTATTAGGTACAAACAACAAATCTAAAATATATGAAAATAAGAAATCTACTTGCTATCTCAATCGGTTTGGCTTTTTCATCTCTGGTTTACGCTCAGGAAACTAAAACCGAAGAAACTACGGCTGCAGTTCCAACGGAAGTTATCGACCGCCTGAACATTCCGGGTCCGTTGACATTTAATGGCAATGAATATTTCCTGGCTTGGAGCAAGCAAAACTCAGCGACATGGGCGCAGCAGCAATATATTTTAAGAGATGATGATTTCAAAAATTATAAGGAACTCATTAACATTTCATACTTCGATAAAGAAATTGATATCGAAACGGCTGTAAAACAAAAAGTGGAATATGTTGAGAAAAGAAAGGAAAGAACTCAGGATAAGTATTCTTTTGTGAGCGTAACAGAAAGTCCGGATGGCAAGGAAATCATTGTAGATTACCTCGTAACGGTTGTTCCGCAAGAAGGCGAATCTTACGCAGAATATAATATTGATCGATTCAAAAATTTTGATACCAATGGTAAAAAGTCGTTCGTGATTTTTTCTTATTCAAAAAGAATTGCCGGCGATTTGAAATACTCAAGCAAAGCTCTATCCAAAGAAAGAAGCCGACTGATGGAAGCGATCATTACGACTGCAGTTCCGATGGTAACTTACAAACCGACTGCGGTAGAACCGAAGAAATAAATTTTATTAGAAGTTAGAGTTAAGATGTCAGAAGCTAAAAATGATGATGAGTTTTACATCAAACGATGTATCGAATTAGCCGAAAAAGCTTTAGGAAAAACCTATCCCAATCCTTTAGTTGGTTCGGTAATCGTATATAATGACCGAATTATAGGCGAAGGCTTTCACAAGAAAGCAGGCGAACCACACGCAGAAATCAATGCAATTAATTCCATTAAAGACGAAGACCAACATCTGATCCCGGAATCCACCATTTACGTTTCACTGGAACCTTGTGCTCATTTTGGAAAAACGCCACCTTGCGCTCTTAAAATCAAAGAATTAGGCTTCAAAAAAGTGGTCATTGGCGCAATGGACAGTCACGACAAAGTGAATGGAAAAGGAAAAAAAATCATTACTGAAGCTGGAATCAAAGTGGTTTCCAGCATTTTGGAAAATGAATGCAGACAACTGAATAAGCGATTTTTCACTTATCACGAGAGAAAACGACCATTCATTATTTTGAAGTGGGCACAATCTGCGGATGGATTTATGGACAAAGATTTCAAACCCTACCAAATCAGCAATGCCTTGTCAAAACAATTGGTTCATCAGATGAGAAGTGAGGAACACGCCATTTTGGTTGGCAAAAACACTGCGTTTCACGACAATCCGAGCTTGACGGTAAGAGAAATCGAAGGAAGAAATCCTATTAGAATTCTGATTGATTTCAATCTCGATGTTTTTGAAAATTCTAATATTTATAATGGCGAAGCGGAAACAATTATTTTTAATTCGGTTAAAGATTTAGAAGATAGAAATCTAAAATTCATTAAAATAGAAAGGCAAAACTCTATTAATCAGATTTTAGAAAAATTATATGAACTACAAATTCAGTCTGTGATTATCGAAGGTGGAAGATTTACATTGCAGGAATTCATCAATCTAAATCTTTGGGATGAGGCTTTGATTTTCAAAAATCCAAATCTTAATCTGAAAAACGGAACCAAAGCTCCGGAATTCAATTTCAATCCTCAAAAAATAGAAAACCTGAGAGACACAGAAGTTTTATTTTTCGTTAATCAAAGTCTTGATTAATATCAGAATTACAGCTCAGAAAAAATCCGTAAATTCGCAGCTTGAATCACTCTATGAAAAATCTGAGCGCATCTACAAAAGGTTTGATTTTTTCTTTATTGGCAATGGGTTTTGCTTTTGCTGTTTACTTTTTGTTTTTGGCAAAACCGAATTATTATTTGGTGGACAATCCTACGCCGGAAACTTATTATTTCAAAGTCAATAACGGCGAAGAAAAGGTATTGTCTGCCGGACAATATCTGAAAGTTGACCTTAATAAAGGGAAAAATAAGATTCAGGTTTTTGATCAGAACAAACAATTGCTTTACGATTCAGCCTTCGCGGTTAACAAAATAAGAGGTCTTCTTAATATCACACACAAAGATTATTATATCAACAATCAATATTATGGTTACGGCTTGAACAAAGATTCTTTGATGGCTACAAAACCAGGCTTGGAGATTGATAAGAAACTTTATCTTGGCGATGTTAAGAAAATAAACAAGCTATACTCCGAAGATTTCTACTACAACTTGGACGAAGATTATGACCGCGTTATCAAAAACGTCGCAAAAATCGAAAGCAGATCAAAGATTTTCAGAAAGCAGGATTTTATCAATTATTACAACAACTATTACAAATTTTAAGTGATTTTGAAATTAAGCAATCATTTACAAATTATCATTTATAAAAAATGGAACACAACAACGTAACACCATATAACTCCGAAAACAGCAAGAAAAGTCAAGTAGAAGATATGTTTGACAATATTGCACCAAAATATGATCTTTTGAATCACGTTTTATCCATGAAAATAGATGTGCTTTGGAGAAACAAGTTGGTGGATATGCTGAAAAAAGATCAGCCACAATTGGTTTTGGATGTAGCGACTGGAACCGGAGATTTGGCGATTACCGTTCAAAAGGGTACTAATGCTAATGTTGTCGGTTTGGATCTTTCTCAGCAAATGCTGAACGTTGGAATCGAAAAAATCAAGAAACAAAATCTTGACAGCAAAATCACGATGCAGAAAGGCGATGCAGAACAACTTCCTTTTGAAGACAATAAATTTGATGGCGTTACCGTTGCATTTGGAGTAAGAAATTTTGAAAATCTGGAAAAAGGATTATCAGAATTGAGAAGAGTGGTGAAAGAAAACAAAAGTATTTATATCTTAGAATTCTCAAAAGTTGAAGGATTTTTAGGACCTTTTTATATGTTTTATTTCAAGAACATTTTGCCTGCGATCGGGCGTTTGGTTTCCAAAGACAACAGAGCTTACACCTATCTTCCGGATTCTGTAAACGCTTTTCCTTTTGGAGAAAAAATGAAAACCATTCTTCTGAATACAGGTTTCAAAAAAGTAGAATACAAAAAATTAAGTTTAGGAATAGCCACCATTTATAAAGCTACAAAATAGGATGAAGCAAAGATTAATCAAAATATTATCAATATCTGCCATAATACTGGGCAGTAACCTTCAGGCACAGACTTACAACAATCTTTTCAGAACAAAAGACAGACAAGAAAACAGAGAAGGAATGGATTTGGAAAAATTCAGTTATGGATTTTATCTGGCTGGTAATAATTTTGATTATAAAATGGTTCTCAACCGAAAATATGGGATGGATGGCAACAAAAATCTGGTTGAATCCAAATCAACCTACAGTTTCGGCGCCGGATTGATTGGAAAAATGAGGCTTAATTATTATCTGGATCTTCGTATAGAACCAGGTTTACATTTCGTACAAAGAGATTTGACCTTCAATACATACGATCACATCAATGATATTACCAATGGTGGAACCACATACAACCCACCGTTTACTCCTTTGGCAGATTTTACAGAAACTGACCAGAAAAAAATTGTAAAATCCACTTATGTAGATGTTCCGATTTTGCTGGAAATCCACGGTGACCGCTGGTACAACTCACGTCCTTACGCCGCAGTTGGTGTCAATTATCTGATGAACCTTCAGTCCAACGAAACCTCCGAAGGCGACAACAGTGTGAATACTTTTCGTACAACTACTCACAATTTTGGTTGGTCAGCAGAGTTAGGAATCCAGTTTTATTTTAGTAGATTCAAACTGACACCAGCAATCAGAGGAACATTCTTTACGAACAACGAGTTAGTTCAGGACAAAGCAACCACACCGCCTTATTGGACACCTGCCATTTCCACAATGCAAACCAGAGCATTTATGTTCGTTCTGAAATTCGAATAAAATCTACAAAGCTTTCTCTTCAGGAAGCTTTTTTTGTGGGCGTGCCCTTTTGTCCCGACTACCTCGGGACAAGCAGGTCGGTCTACAGGCAGTCGCTTCCCGATAAACCTTGCAAGGTTTATCGGGAGAGCTCCAACAATGCCTTCCGCCCTCACGCAGCGGTGCCAATTAGAAAATGAGGTTATCAAAAAAGAGAAACTATAGAAACCATTTATTTTCCAGTACATTTTTACATTCGACTTTAAATCCTTATAAATCA encodes:
- the ribD gene encoding bifunctional diaminohydroxyphosphoribosylaminopyrimidine deaminase/5-amino-6-(5-phosphoribosylamino)uracil reductase RibD, with the protein product MSEAKNDDEFYIKRCIELAEKALGKTYPNPLVGSVIVYNDRIIGEGFHKKAGEPHAEINAINSIKDEDQHLIPESTIYVSLEPCAHFGKTPPCALKIKELGFKKVVIGAMDSHDKVNGKGKKIITEAGIKVVSSILENECRQLNKRFFTYHERKRPFIILKWAQSADGFMDKDFKPYQISNALSKQLVHQMRSEEHAILVGKNTAFHDNPSLTVREIEGRNPIRILIDFNLDVFENSNIYNGEAETIIFNSVKDLEDRNLKFIKIERQNSINQILEKLYELQIQSVIIEGGRFTLQEFINLNLWDEALIFKNPNLNLKNGTKAPEFNFNPQKIENLRDTEVLFFVNQSLD
- a CDS encoding porin family protein, with amino-acid sequence MKQRLIKILSISAIILGSNLQAQTYNNLFRTKDRQENREGMDLEKFSYGFYLAGNNFDYKMVLNRKYGMDGNKNLVESKSTYSFGAGLIGKMRLNYYLDLRIEPGLHFVQRDLTFNTYDHINDITNGGTTYNPPFTPLADFTETDQKKIVKSTYVDVPILLEIHGDRWYNSRPYAAVGVNYLMNLQSNETSEGDNSVNTFRTTTHNFGWSAELGIQFYFSRFKLTPAIRGTFFTNNELVQDKATTPPYWTPAISTMQTRAFMFVLKFE
- the nadE gene encoding NAD(+) synthase, yielding MQTQKVIDHIVNWLKDYATKANSKGLVVGVSGGIDSAVVSVLAAKTGLQTLVLEMPIRQKADQVDRAQDHIDFLKANYPNVEGFRVDLTPTFESFEKTTEGYKDDSPNKNLAEANTRSRLRMVTLYYYGQINGLLVTGTGNKVEDFGVGFFTKYGDGGVDISPIADLYKTQVYEIAKELGILESIQVAKPTDGLWEVERTDEDQIGATYPELEWAMEQQIAGKNAEDFSGREKEVMEIYLRFNRATQHKMNPIPVCEIPQELK
- a CDS encoding DUF6090 family protein; translation: MQEEISKHSRKIYKTVKNPKHTVNEKIKEIIVEIFIIVFAVSLSIWLHGWSEHRHEQKESNKFLKELKTDLEADAKLIEENKKTLSSLDSDYKFILSLKNQKIPITDSLVGSHSNFYLLGSAFNVGRYEGFKSSGKIGTIENDSLKNQILAYYQQTLPNLTFRVNFINSEQLKIKDADPGSLNLSDFYKSQRMQSNYSNLSYNSKGLIDEYQNALNQINQILKEIDSEK
- the ubiE gene encoding bifunctional demethylmenaquinone methyltransferase/2-methoxy-6-polyprenyl-1,4-benzoquinol methylase UbiE; this translates as MEHNNVTPYNSENSKKSQVEDMFDNIAPKYDLLNHVLSMKIDVLWRNKLVDMLKKDQPQLVLDVATGTGDLAITVQKGTNANVVGLDLSQQMLNVGIEKIKKQNLDSKITMQKGDAEQLPFEDNKFDGVTVAFGVRNFENLEKGLSELRRVVKENKSIYILEFSKVEGFLGPFYMFYFKNILPAIGRLVSKDNRAYTYLPDSVNAFPFGEKMKTILLNTGFKKVEYKKLSLGIATIYKATK
- a CDS encoding gliding motility protein GldB, translating into MKFFRYITISAVLVFGLISCKKENKNQWNVEIKNPVKKVEVTDLSGEFYNSSVSLDDFKAKYPWFQGSVPDSEYGERRKDTMEVRIYKEAISKIDKTKLNKDLIDLFSRIKNYFPNFIPPHIYLYSSVIDPQNVTDPIFLREDQNMLFVDITGFLGNGNKNYKGLELYFQKSMNPENLVPKISAFFAARLVPVPLDQQKFLDQMVYQGKIQILQDAFLPNVPDYLKINYTKEQYDWAVANEANIWNYFVESDLLFSADPNLSERFITPGPFSKFYTEVDRESSPQIAIWTGWQICKHYLKAHPEEKLQVFLKKNATEIFNGSDYRPK
- a CDS encoding GNAT family N-acetyltransferase, whose protein sequence is MKLPIFTERLTLRKITIDDVDNIFQLDSNHEVMKYVGVSPITKKEESAKMINNILNQYEKNGTGRLAVIEKESNQFIGWSGIKLLTEEVNGFKNVYELGYRFLPEFWSKGYATESAKASIDLGFNQLNADKIYAYADVGNESSNRILTKLGFENKGTFLDKGDICNWYELEKNNRK